Proteins encoded together in one Aurantiacibacter aquimixticola window:
- a CDS encoding mannose-1-phosphate guanylyltransferase — protein MNDIHPVIMCGGSGTRLWPRSRKSKPKPFLPLVGETTLFEQTLARCEGEGFAAPAIVTGTAHLPHVEAQLGERDARVVVEPEAKNTAAAIALAALVLPEDAVMLVCPSDHHIADVAAFRAATQAAASLARDDRMVAFGITPTHPETGYGYILRGDRLGEGFAVERFVEKPDLERANEFLAHGGYSWNGGIFAFRAGAFMDDLQLHRPALAEAVRRSVVEAREDGARLHPAPAPFAEIEGESVDYAVMEETQRAAMVPVSMGWSDIGGWPALRDTRDGDADGNRARGSVELVDCRGVLADTDGPRISAIGLENVAIVVDGDEVLVTSMAGAQKVGKLDGASNQ, from the coding sequence ATGAACGATATCCATCCGGTGATCATGTGTGGGGGCAGCGGCACGCGTCTGTGGCCACGCAGCCGCAAGTCCAAGCCGAAACCGTTCCTACCTCTGGTGGGTGAGACCACCCTGTTCGAACAGACCCTTGCACGATGCGAAGGCGAGGGTTTTGCCGCTCCCGCCATCGTCACCGGCACGGCGCATCTGCCGCATGTCGAGGCGCAGCTCGGCGAACGCGATGCGCGCGTGGTGGTGGAGCCGGAAGCGAAGAACACCGCCGCGGCCATCGCGCTTGCAGCGCTGGTGCTGCCGGAGGATGCCGTGATGCTGGTCTGCCCGAGCGACCACCATATCGCCGATGTCGCCGCCTTTCGTGCCGCCACGCAGGCCGCCGCATCCTTGGCGCGGGATGATCGCATGGTCGCTTTCGGGATCACGCCGACGCACCCGGAAACGGGATATGGCTACATCCTGCGCGGCGATCGTTTGGGTGAAGGCTTTGCTGTCGAACGGTTCGTCGAAAAGCCCGATCTGGAGCGCGCGAACGAATTCCTCGCCCATGGCGGTTATAGCTGGAATGGCGGCATTTTCGCCTTCCGCGCTGGCGCTTTCATGGACGATTTGCAACTGCATCGCCCGGCGCTTGCCGAGGCGGTGCGCCGCTCTGTCGTCGAAGCCAGAGAGGATGGCGCTCGGCTTCATCCCGCACCGGCGCCCTTTGCCGAAATCGAAGGCGAATCCGTCGATTACGCCGTGATGGAAGAGACGCAGCGTGCCGCAATGGTGCCTGTCTCCATGGGCTGGTCCGACATTGGCGGCTGGCCCGCATTGCGCGATACAAGGGATGGCGACGCCGACGGAAACCGCGCGCGCGGATCGGTCGAACTGGTCGATTGCCGAGGCGTGCTTGCCGATACAGACGGGCCGCGCATTTCCGCCATCGGGCTGGAGAATGTCGCCATCGTGGTGGACGGCGATGAGGTGCTCGTGACCAGCATGGCGGGCGCTCAAAAGGTCGGGAAACTGGATGGAGCGAGCAACCAGTGA
- a CDS encoding DUF2721 domain-containing protein — protein sequence MNEILTNPDGTMIAQTIQLALAPVFVLVAIGSIIGSLTQRLGRVVDRSRQLQDQYEATEGQAHDKIVREIRSLDERIALIGHALRLMVMASISIGITVIILFVEEFANLGINVFAAGAFIIAICLLMWALLLFLKETRLATEVLRIDDMYLESDRDLEL from the coding sequence GTGAACGAAATTCTCACCAATCCCGACGGCACGATGATCGCGCAGACCATTCAGCTGGCGCTTGCGCCCGTGTTCGTGCTTGTCGCTATCGGCAGCATTATCGGCTCGCTGACACAACGCCTGGGCCGCGTGGTCGATCGCAGCCGCCAATTGCAGGATCAGTACGAGGCGACCGAAGGGCAGGCGCATGACAAGATCGTGCGCGAAATCCGCTCGCTCGACGAACGGATCGCGCTGATCGGCCACGCGCTGCGGCTAATGGTAATGGCCAGCATATCCATCGGTATCACGGTGATCATTCTGTTCGTCGAGGAGTTCGCCAATCTTGGCATCAACGTCTTCGCCGCCGGTGCCTTCATCATCGCCATCTGCCTGCTGATGTGGGCGCTTCTGCTGTTTCTGAAAGAGACGCGGCTGGCGACCGAGGTGCTGCGGATCGACGACATGTATCTCGAAAGCGACCGCGACCTGGAGCTTTAG
- a CDS encoding polyhydroxyalkanoic acid system family protein: MNVAIPHDLGRDEVRRRLRENSHEIADYIPGGLAEIETDWPSEDRMGMSINAMGQMIRGHVDIEDTQLVFQIMLPPALGFIKPMVEGAIRQSGQHLIAPPKDRDD; the protein is encoded by the coding sequence ATGAACGTCGCCATTCCCCACGATCTGGGCCGTGACGAAGTGCGCCGTCGCCTGCGCGAAAACAGTCACGAGATCGCGGACTACATTCCCGGCGGCTTGGCTGAGATCGAGACCGACTGGCCGAGCGAGGACCGCATGGGAATGTCGATCAACGCCATGGGCCAGATGATCCGCGGCCATGTCGATATCGAGGACACCCAGCTGGTGTTTCAGATCATGCTGCCACCCGCGCTCGGCTTCATCAAACCGATGGTCGAAGGGGCGATCAGGCAGAGCGGGCAGCACTTGATCGCGCCGCCAAAGGACCGGGACGACTAA
- a CDS encoding toxic anion resistance protein: protein MATTNQTTTKTENDLELTPPDPVPVVAPEKAAGLVPVSEEKKSALQEKVDGFVNELVALDANSPDFGKKVDQITNMGRKEIMAASQMSNRFLDRPVRAMDADSNVGTDLAELRRTVEDLDPGRKGKLSGRKLFGIIPFGNRLKNYFDSYTSAQGHIQSILARLSSGKDELIMDNAAIDVERQKLWEAMGKLEQMIHIAKTLDGELEEKAAELDASDPEKAKAIRETALFYVRQRTQDLLTQMAVSVQGYLALDLVKKNNVELVKGVDRASTTTVGALRTAVTVAQAMTNQKLVLGQITALNQTTAGIIDSTGEMLRDNTAKIHEQAASSTIPMETLQRAFQNIYDTMDEVDSFKLRALDSMKQTVDVLSTEVEKSKGYIARAEGQAQAAQQVNDSGLLSLESS from the coding sequence ATGGCAACCACGAACCAGACGACGACCAAGACCGAAAACGATCTGGAGCTGACGCCGCCCGATCCCGTGCCCGTCGTCGCGCCGGAAAAGGCTGCGGGTCTCGTGCCCGTCAGCGAAGAGAAGAAGAGCGCGCTGCAAGAGAAGGTGGACGGTTTCGTCAACGAACTCGTTGCGCTCGATGCCAATTCCCCCGACTTCGGCAAGAAGGTCGATCAGATCACCAATATGGGCCGCAAGGAAATCATGGCGGCCAGCCAGATGTCCAACCGCTTCCTCGATCGGCCCGTGCGCGCAATGGATGCGGACAGCAATGTCGGCACCGATCTGGCGGAATTGCGCCGGACGGTCGAAGATCTAGATCCCGGCCGCAAGGGCAAGCTTTCCGGTCGCAAGCTGTTCGGCATCATCCCCTTCGGCAATCGCCTGAAGAATTACTTCGACAGCTACACCTCCGCCCAGGGGCATATCCAGTCGATCCTCGCCCGCCTGTCGAGCGGCAAGGACGAGCTGATCATGGACAACGCCGCCATCGACGTGGAGCGGCAAAAGCTGTGGGAAGCGATGGGCAAGCTCGAACAGATGATCCACATCGCCAAGACGCTGGACGGCGAGCTGGAGGAAAAGGCCGCCGAACTCGACGCGTCCGATCCGGAAAAGGCCAAGGCCATTCGCGAGACGGCGCTGTTCTATGTCCGCCAGCGCACGCAGGATCTTCTCACGCAGATGGCGGTCTCCGTGCAGGGCTATCTCGCACTGGATCTGGTCAAGAAGAACAATGTCGAGCTGGTGAAGGGCGTCGACCGCGCCAGCACCACCACGGTCGGTGCGCTACGCACGGCCGTAACGGTGGCGCAGGCGATGACGAACCAGAAGCTGGTGCTCGGCCAGATCACCGCGCTCAACCAGACGACGGCCGGCATCATCGATTCCACCGGCGAGATGCTGCGTGACAACACCGCGAAGATCCACGAACAGGCGGCCAGCAGCACCATCCCGATGGAAACGCTGCAGCGCGCCTTCCAGAACATCTACGACACGATGGACGAGGTCGACAGCTTCAAGCTGCGCGCGCTCGACAGCATGAAGCAGACCGTGGACGTGCTCTCGACCGAAGTCGAGAAGTCGAAAGGCTATATCGCCCGCGCCGAAGGCCAGGCCCAAGCCGCGCAGCAGGTGAACGATAGCGGGCTGCTGAGCCTCGAGAGCAGCTGA
- a CDS encoding MAPEG family protein has protein sequence MAQELTVLALAGVLLLVHIFTATHFKTKQYGVDWNTGARDEDTPPLNDLAARLDRARGNFLETLPLAIIALGGVVVAGKATDLTAIAAWVWLGARAVYLPLYWSGVAIWRTVVWSVALLALLYPLGMLLLG, from the coding sequence ATGGCACAGGAACTAACGGTATTGGCGCTGGCGGGCGTGCTGCTGCTCGTCCACATCTTCACCGCGACGCATTTCAAGACGAAGCAATATGGCGTGGATTGGAACACCGGCGCGCGGGACGAGGACACGCCGCCGCTGAACGATCTTGCTGCGCGGCTGGACCGCGCTCGCGGCAATTTTCTCGAGACGCTGCCGCTTGCGATCATAGCGCTGGGCGGTGTGGTTGTGGCGGGCAAAGCCACCGACCTTACCGCTATCGCCGCGTGGGTGTGGCTCGGCGCGCGGGCCGTCTATCTGCCGCTATATTGGAGCGGCGTCGCCATCTGGCGCACCGTTGTCTGGAGCGTGGCGCTGCTGGCGCTGCTCTATCCGCTCGGTATGCTGCTGCTGGGCTAA
- a CDS encoding fatty acyl-AMP ligase, with protein MTELTPQITPALTPTPNDCPLPRRRSDFATFNEAIDYAAKSEKGMNFHDARGTLERVYTFSEMRENALEHARRLIGMGIEKGDRVALIAETSPEFTAMFCACVYAGAWPVPLPLPTTFGGKDSYIEQLGVQLSSSDPKLLLYPAEIDELAKAAADRQGCTGQNWDEFAGHDAPDTQLPDADPDDICYLQYSSGSTRFPTGVAVTHRALLHNLYGHATTMHIGEGDRGVTWLPLYHDMGLVGCFLSMIGNQVSVDYLKTEHFARRPLAWLDMISRNPGNSMSYSPTFGYDICARRISSQSHVADRFDLSRWRLAGNGADMIRPDVMQQFVNAFADAGFKAGAFTPSYGLAEATLAVTVMPPGEGIKVELVEEERLSGSPRDLSRPARYRAIVNCGKPLPDMDVEIRGENDEVKSDHQIGKVWCRGPSVMHSYFRDETATQDCLVSGWLDTGDMGYMANGYLFIVGRAKDMIIINGKNHWPQDIEWAVEQLPGFNHGDIAAFAVETENGEEAPAVLVHCRVSDPDERVKLRDQIADKVRSVTGMSCVVELVPPRTLPRTSSGKLSRAKAKKLYLSGEIEPLKLAA; from the coding sequence ATGACCGAACTCACCCCCCAGATCACGCCCGCGCTCACGCCAACGCCCAACGATTGCCCGCTGCCGCGCCGTCGATCCGATTTCGCGACGTTCAACGAGGCGATCGATTACGCCGCGAAAAGCGAAAAGGGCATGAATTTTCACGATGCACGCGGCACGCTGGAGCGGGTCTATACCTTCAGCGAAATGCGCGAGAACGCGCTGGAGCATGCCCGGCGCCTGATCGGCATGGGTATCGAAAAGGGCGATCGCGTGGCGCTGATCGCGGAAACCAGCCCCGAGTTCACAGCCATGTTCTGCGCCTGCGTCTATGCCGGGGCCTGGCCGGTTCCGCTGCCGCTGCCGACCACCTTCGGCGGCAAGGACAGCTATATCGAACAGCTCGGCGTGCAGCTTTCGAGCAGCGATCCGAAGCTGCTGCTCTACCCCGCCGAAATCGACGAGCTGGCGAAGGCCGCCGCCGACAGGCAGGGCTGCACCGGGCAGAACTGGGACGAATTCGCAGGCCATGACGCGCCCGACACGCAGCTGCCCGATGCCGATCCCGACGATATCTGCTACCTGCAATATTCTTCCGGCTCCACGCGCTTTCCTACCGGCGTCGCCGTTACTCACCGTGCGTTGCTGCACAATCTCTACGGCCACGCGACCACCATGCATATCGGCGAAGGCGATCGCGGGGTGACCTGGTTGCCTCTCTACCACGACATGGGCCTCGTCGGCTGTTTCCTGTCCATGATCGGCAACCAGGTCAGCGTCGATTATTTGAAGACCGAGCATTTTGCCCGCCGCCCGCTTGCCTGGCTTGACATGATCAGTCGCAATCCGGGCAATTCGATGAGCTATTCGCCAACCTTCGGCTACGACATCTGCGCGCGGCGGATTTCCAGCCAGAGCCATGTGGCAGACCGGTTCGACCTGTCGCGCTGGCGGCTGGCGGGCAATGGAGCGGACATGATCCGGCCCGACGTGATGCAGCAATTCGTCAACGCCTTTGCCGATGCGGGTTTCAAGGCGGGCGCGTTCACGCCAAGCTACGGCCTTGCCGAAGCGACGCTGGCCGTCACCGTCATGCCGCCGGGCGAAGGCATCAAGGTGGAGTTGGTGGAGGAAGAGCGGCTTTCCGGTAGCCCGCGCGATCTCTCCCGCCCCGCCCGTTACCGCGCGATCGTCAATTGCGGAAAGCCGCTGCCCGACATGGATGTCGAGATCCGCGGTGAAAATGACGAGGTAAAGAGCGATCACCAGATCGGCAAGGTCTGGTGCCGCGGCCCCAGCGTCATGCACTCCTACTTCCGCGACGAAACCGCGACGCAGGATTGCCTGGTCAGCGGATGGCTCGACACAGGCGACATGGGCTATATGGCCAACGGCTATCTGTTCATCGTCGGCCGCGCGAAAGACATGATTATCATCAACGGCAAGAACCATTGGCCGCAGGATATCGAATGGGCCGTGGAGCAGCTGCCCGGCTTCAACCACGGCGACATCGCCGCCTTCGCAGTGGAAACCGAGAATGGCGAGGAAGCGCCTGCCGTGCTCGTCCATTGCCGCGTTTCCGACCCGGACGAGCGCGTGAAGCTGCGTGATCAGATCGCCGACAAAGTCCGCTCCGTCACGGGCATGAGCTGTGTCGTCGAACTCGTCCCCCCGCGGACGCTGCCACGCACGAGTTCGGGCAAGCTCAGCCGCGCCAAGGCAAAGAAGCTGTACCTTTCGGGCGAGATCGAGCCGCTGAAGCTGGCGGCTTAG
- a CDS encoding regulatory protein RecX: protein MQGNRQARKRVRTPPKPLTRAVLEELALAYVARFATSAGKLERYLQRKLRERGWSEDEPDGADVPALISRFVDKGYVDDEAYARMRSSDLLRRGYGANRVRQALGEAGIVEGVRESVQPGEAARRRAALHMARKRRFGPFAVQPADREKREKQIAALLRAGHSFDHARAVLEAESEERAEEWLAEAEEWEE from the coding sequence ATGCAAGGCAATCGACAAGCGCGCAAACGGGTCCGCACGCCGCCAAAGCCGCTGACACGCGCGGTTCTGGAGGAGTTGGCGCTTGCCTATGTGGCGCGTTTTGCGACCAGCGCGGGAAAGCTGGAGCGGTATCTGCAGCGCAAATTGCGCGAGCGCGGGTGGAGCGAGGACGAGCCGGACGGGGCGGATGTCCCCGCCCTGATCTCTCGTTTCGTGGACAAGGGCTATGTCGATGACGAGGCCTATGCCCGCATGCGCTCGTCAGATCTGCTGCGGCGCGGCTATGGCGCGAACCGTGTGCGCCAGGCGCTCGGCGAAGCGGGGATTGTGGAAGGCGTGCGCGAAAGCGTGCAGCCGGGCGAGGCGGCGCGGAGGCGTGCGGCCCTTCACATGGCGCGCAAACGGCGCTTCGGCCCTTTCGCCGTTCAGCCTGCCGATAGGGAAAAACGGGAAAAACAGATTGCGGCGCTGCTGCGTGCGGGCCACAGCTTCGATCACGCACGCGCCGTGCTTGAAGCGGAAAGCGAGGAGCGGGCCGAAGAATGGCTCGCCGAAGCGGAGGAATGGGAAGAATGA
- a CDS encoding DUF192 domain-containing protein: MTSIGKLSLMAASAALMACSPQAAEQVPEPTQAAAQQDNVSPAGLEIIPVTVTTDDGTHVFTTEVAATTEEKARGMMFRTEMAPDEAMIFPYNVAEMLGFWMRNTVLPLDIIFIAEDGTIINIEDGVPYNETSVRSAAPAVAVLEIIGGRAEELGIEAGDRVEW; encoded by the coding sequence ATGACTAGCATTGGCAAACTGTCGCTAATGGCCGCTTCGGCCGCACTGATGGCCTGCTCCCCGCAGGCTGCCGAGCAGGTGCCGGAGCCCACGCAAGCCGCCGCTCAGCAGGACAATGTCTCGCCCGCCGGGCTTGAAATCATTCCCGTCACCGTCACCACGGACGATGGCACGCATGTCTTCACCACCGAAGTGGCTGCGACCACGGAAGAAAAGGCCCGCGGCATGATGTTCCGCACCGAGATGGCCCCGGACGAGGCGATGATCTTCCCATACAATGTGGCTGAAATGCTCGGCTTCTGGATGCGCAACACGGTTCTGCCGCTCGACATCATCTTCATCGCCGAAGACGGAACGATCATCAATATCGAGGACGGCGTCCCCTATAACGAGACGAGCGTGCGCTCAGCCGCGCCGGCAGTCGCCGTGCTGGAGATCATCGGGGGTCGCGCCGAAGAGCTTGGTATCGAGGCTGGCGACCGCGTGGAATGGTGA
- a CDS encoding NADH:ubiquinone oxidoreductase subunit NDUFA12: MNLLKKIFTWWEGATIGTSLFTWRRGEHVGTDAQGNKYYRSRNKRDLATDGSYTGKERRWVIYDGPNDSSRVPAEWHGWLHGAFDDTPESFLPPPKIWEADFTPNATGTDKRYLPAGALERGGKRAQARGDYEAWTPEG; this comes from the coding sequence ATGAATTTGCTCAAGAAGATCTTCACCTGGTGGGAAGGCGCCACGATCGGCACGTCGCTCTTCACCTGGCGGCGCGGCGAGCATGTCGGCACCGATGCGCAGGGCAACAAGTACTATCGTTCGCGGAACAAGCGCGACCTCGCAACCGACGGGTCTTACACCGGCAAGGAACGGCGCTGGGTGATCTACGATGGCCCGAACGATTCCAGCCGCGTTCCTGCCGAATGGCATGGTTGGCTGCATGGCGCATTTGACGATACGCCGGAAAGCTTCCTGCCGCCGCCCAAGATCTGGGAAGCCGACTTCACGCCCAATGCGACCGGCACCGACAAGCGATACCTGCCCGCAGGTGCACTGGAGCGTGGCGGCAAGCGGGCGCAGGCGCGCGGCGATTACGAAGCATGGACGCCCGAGGGGTGA
- a CDS encoding DUF2155 domain-containing protein, with protein sequence MRLRRTAGLIAVPLVLAACNNDAPEPEAQQTEIPEELQTDEADAPAIAVDGIGTPMGERVATLGLINKRNNLSRDIEIRPGESQRFDDVIVRLYACERTAPWEEIQQTGGFVQVFVNERPEGQDDRLWNRVFSGWLFKESPSLNVVEHPIYDVWLKDCAMSFPGEEEAVADS encoded by the coding sequence GTGAGACTGCGCCGCACCGCCGGGCTTATCGCCGTTCCGCTGGTGCTTGCCGCCTGCAATAACGACGCGCCCGAACCCGAAGCGCAGCAGACCGAAATTCCAGAGGAACTGCAGACCGACGAGGCCGATGCGCCCGCCATCGCCGTGGACGGTATCGGCACGCCGATGGGAGAGCGCGTGGCAACGCTCGGCCTTATCAACAAGCGCAACAATCTGAGCCGCGACATCGAAATCCGGCCGGGCGAATCGCAGCGTTTCGACGATGTGATCGTCCGCCTCTATGCCTGCGAGCGCACCGCGCCGTGGGAGGAGATACAGCAGACGGGCGGCTTCGTGCAGGTCTTCGTGAACGAGCGGCCGGAGGGCCAGGACGATCGACTGTGGAACCGCGTGTTCTCAGGCTGGCTGTTCAAGGAATCGCCCAGCCTCAACGTCGTCGAGCATCCGATTTACGATGTCTGGCTCAAGGATTGCGCGATGAGCTTCCCGGGCGAGGAAGAGGCCGTGGCCGACTCCTGA
- the aat gene encoding leucyl/phenylalanyl-tRNA--protein transferase codes for MHAPSPNVIPPEVLLLAYRSGVFPMADSREDPEVFWVEPRNRAILPLEGFHLSKSLAKVLKSERYEVRIDGDFGAVMQACAEPRRDHPETWISHTIEASYRNLHRQGHAHSVECWQDGALVGGLYGVAFERVFCGESMFARADNASKVALAWLVALMRRADFRLLDCQFMTEHLASLGAVEITRDRYQDLLADACDAQPRCSLPDALAEFRQESATASSSPGKLIAQSLSQTS; via the coding sequence ATGCACGCGCCGTCGCCAAACGTGATTCCGCCCGAAGTGCTTCTCCTCGCCTATCGCAGCGGGGTCTTCCCCATGGCCGATTCGCGGGAGGATCCGGAAGTCTTCTGGGTCGAGCCGCGCAACCGTGCGATACTGCCGCTGGAAGGTTTCCACCTTTCGAAATCGCTGGCGAAGGTGCTGAAGAGCGAGCGGTATGAGGTGCGGATCGACGGCGATTTCGGAGCGGTGATGCAGGCCTGCGCCGAGCCGCGGCGCGATCATCCCGAAACGTGGATCAGCCACACCATCGAAGCCAGCTATCGCAATCTCCATCGCCAAGGCCATGCCCATTCGGTCGAATGCTGGCAGGATGGCGCGCTTGTGGGTGGCCTTTACGGCGTCGCGTTCGAGCGGGTGTTTTGCGGGGAGAGCATGTTCGCACGGGCGGATAATGCCAGCAAGGTGGCGCTTGCCTGGCTGGTGGCGCTGATGCGGCGTGCGGATTTCCGGCTGCTCGATTGCCAATTCATGACCGAACATCTCGCCTCGCTCGGCGCCGTCGAAATCACGCGGGATCGCTATCAGGATTTGCTCGCCGACGCCTGCGATGCGCAGCCGCGCTGCTCCCTGCCGGACGCCCTGGCGGAGTTTCGTCAGGAGTCGGCCACGGCCTCTTCCTCGCCCGGGAAGCTCATCGCGCAATCCTTGAGCCAGACATCGTAA
- a CDS encoding alanine/glycine:cation symporter family protein: protein MSAASESGSVSLIDRVTNVSDFIWGGTWNGEALSWLSIGGQPIPPMTLILLGIGMWIMIGLRFYPIVKLGSAFKGLFSSRKGEGAGEISPFAALSTALSGQVGTGNLAGVATAIALGGPGAIFWMWITALVGMALAFAEGSLAIRYREKTSDGIYRGGPMTYIMMGLGKKWTWLAIVFCLGTLFSALVTGNSIQANAIADGMNELFGIEEWIGGLVTAILVFIVIIGGIKSIGSVAEKIIPFMAAAYIVMAVLALILNFGDLPATFALIFNGAINPQAATGGFAGAAIMLAIRAGVARGLFSNEAGQGSTPIAHAVAQTNDPQQQGRMAMLGTFIDTIVICTMTALVMLTVQGDFTAGGESVAHAWNSDLEGFAMTSGAFAAAFPFEIVGVPIGTLIASIALILFVFTTLLTWSYYGERAITFIYDRVPGSTRGGEKVLHMIWRVLWCVVIYLGSTLDLTLVWRMGDISNAAMALPNLLALALLSGVVFKLAKGQKDAGPTHTADTPEEPEEY, encoded by the coding sequence ATGTCTGCCGCCAGCGAAAGCGGCTCGGTCTCGTTGATCGACCGGGTCACCAATGTATCGGATTTCATCTGGGGAGGCACCTGGAACGGGGAAGCTCTGTCCTGGCTTTCCATCGGCGGCCAGCCGATTCCGCCCATGACGCTGATCCTGCTGGGCATCGGCATGTGGATCATGATCGGCCTGCGCTTCTATCCCATCGTCAAGCTGGGCAGCGCGTTCAAGGGCCTGTTCTCCAGCCGCAAGGGTGAAGGCGCGGGCGAAATTTCGCCTTTCGCCGCGCTCTCGACAGCGCTTTCTGGGCAGGTCGGCACGGGCAACCTTGCCGGCGTCGCCACTGCCATCGCGCTGGGTGGCCCCGGCGCCATCTTCTGGATGTGGATCACCGCGCTGGTCGGCATGGCGCTTGCCTTTGCCGAAGGTTCGCTCGCCATTCGATACCGCGAGAAAACGTCGGACGGCATCTATCGCGGCGGCCCGATGACCTACATCATGATGGGCCTCGGCAAGAAATGGACATGGCTCGCCATCGTCTTCTGCCTCGGCACGCTGTTCTCCGCGCTCGTCACCGGCAATTCCATCCAGGCCAATGCGATTGCGGACGGCATGAACGAGCTGTTCGGCATCGAGGAATGGATCGGCGGCCTCGTCACCGCCATCCTCGTCTTCATCGTCATCATCGGCGGGATCAAGTCGATCGGCAGCGTGGCGGAAAAGATCATTCCCTTCATGGCGGCAGCTTACATCGTTATGGCCGTGCTCGCGCTGATCCTGAACTTCGGCGACCTTCCGGCGACTTTCGCGCTGATTTTCAACGGGGCGATCAATCCACAGGCGGCCACAGGCGGTTTTGCCGGGGCGGCGATCATGCTGGCAATCCGTGCCGGTGTCGCGCGCGGTCTGTTTTCGAACGAAGCGGGCCAGGGTTCGACGCCTATCGCCCACGCCGTTGCGCAGACGAATGATCCGCAGCAGCAGGGCCGCATGGCGATGCTGGGTACCTTCATCGACACGATCGTGATCTGCACCATGACAGCGCTCGTCATGCTGACGGTGCAGGGTGATTTTACCGCAGGCGGTGAAAGCGTGGCGCATGCGTGGAATTCCGATCTGGAAGGCTTCGCAATGACGAGCGGCGCCTTTGCCGCAGCCTTCCCGTTCGAGATCGTCGGCGTTCCCATCGGCACGCTGATTGCCAGTATCGCGCTCATCCTCTTTGTGTTCACCACGCTGCTGACGTGGAGCTATTACGGCGAACGGGCGATCACCTTCATTTACGACCGTGTGCCGGGCTCGACCCGCGGCGGCGAGAAGGTGCTGCACATGATCTGGCGCGTGCTGTGGTGCGTGGTGATCTATCTCGGCTCCACGCTGGACCTGACGCTGGTCTGGCGCATGGGCGATATCTCCAACGCCGCAATGGCGCTGCCGAACCTGCTCGCTCTCGCGCTGCTGTCTGGCGTGGTGTTCAAGCTGGCGAAGGGCCAGAAGGATGCCGGGCCGACGCATACCGCCGACACGCCGGAGGAACCGGAGGAGTACTGA
- the secE gene encoding preprotein translocase subunit SecE, which produces MAEQAPNKKTSPGEFVRQVRSETSKVVWPTWPETARTGIFVGIMVIILSLFFLAVDSLFGWVVRQLLALL; this is translated from the coding sequence ATGGCCGAACAGGCACCCAACAAGAAGACCAGCCCGGGCGAATTCGTCCGCCAGGTCCGTTCGGAAACGTCCAAGGTGGTCTGGCCCACCTGGCCCGAAACCGCCCGCACGGGCATTTTCGTCGGCATCATGGTGATCATCCTGTCGCTGTTCTTCCTGGCCGTCGATTCGCTGTTCGGCTGGGTCGTGCGCCAGTTGCTGGCGTTGCTCTGA
- the nusG gene encoding transcription termination/antitermination protein NusG yields the protein MAARWYIIHAYSGFENKVRDAILSEADRLGLAEGVEEVEVPTETVTEIKRGKKVQTERKFMPGYVLAKLNMTDDVYHLVKNTPKVTGFLGSGNKPQPISEKEAARYFGGVEEAKSAPKKDISVDYEIGDQVKVLEGPFASFNGEVEELDFDKAKVKVSVSIFGRATPVELDFDQVELVK from the coding sequence ATGGCTGCCCGCTGGTACATCATCCACGCCTATTCCGGTTTCGAAAACAAGGTGCGCGACGCCATCCTGTCCGAGGCGGACCGTCTCGGCCTTGCCGAAGGTGTCGAGGAGGTCGAAGTGCCGACCGAGACCGTGACCGAGATCAAGCGTGGCAAGAAGGTGCAGACCGAGCGAAAGTTCATGCCCGGCTACGTGCTGGCCAAGCTGAACATGACGGACGATGTATATCACCTCGTCAAGAACACGCCGAAGGTCACCGGCTTTCTTGGCTCGGGAAACAAGCCGCAGCCGATTTCCGAAAAGGAAGCGGCGCGCTATTTCGGCGGCGTCGAGGAAGCCAAGTCGGCTCCGAAGAAGGACATCAGCGTCGATTACGAGATCGGAGATCAGGTCAAGGTGCTGGAAGGCCCCTTCGCCAGTTTCAACGGCGAGGTCGAGGAACTCGATTTCGACAAGGCGAAGGTCAAGGTCAGTGTGTCCATCTTCGGCCGCGCAACGCCGGTGGAACTGGATTTCGACCAGGTCGAACTCGTCAAGTAA